A DNA window from Massilia putida contains the following coding sequences:
- a CDS encoding PLP-dependent cysteine synthase family protein, which yields MESQVKSSVMDAIGNTPVVRLGRLFPGMDVVAKLEYMNPGGSIKDRMVRYMLNSLPPDTARVVESSSGNTGAALAMASAVLGLQCDVTVPRTTSVEKIKRIRAYGAEVHLCAPDDGLNPADGYHAVAERLAQGDNVHHLDQYRSALNREAHYRDTGPELWRQMAGQIDVFVCGIGSGGTISGIGRYLKEQKPDLIVLGVEPRNSAYRRVVTDKPADGPFATIVEGVGKRQAARSFDPGVVDDVVQVADDDALDWCRRLAAKEGILAGGSSGCVAAGIAQLLPRLAGKRVATVFPDSGVYYLSKYF from the coding sequence GTGGAATCCCAAGTCAAATCTTCCGTGATGGACGCGATCGGCAACACCCCCGTGGTCAGGCTGGGCCGCCTTTTCCCCGGCATGGACGTGGTGGCGAAGCTGGAGTACATGAACCCGGGCGGCAGCATCAAGGACCGCATGGTGCGGTACATGCTGAACAGCCTGCCGCCGGACACGGCGCGCGTCGTCGAAAGCTCATCCGGCAACACCGGCGCCGCGCTCGCGATGGCCAGCGCCGTGCTCGGCCTGCAATGCGATGTGACCGTCCCGCGGACGACGAGCGTCGAAAAGATCAAGCGCATCCGCGCCTACGGGGCCGAGGTGCATCTGTGCGCGCCGGACGACGGCCTGAACCCCGCCGACGGGTACCACGCCGTGGCCGAGCGCCTGGCCCAGGGCGACAACGTGCACCACCTCGACCAGTACCGTTCGGCGCTGAACCGCGAGGCGCACTATCGCGACACCGGGCCGGAGCTGTGGCGGCAGATGGCCGGGCAGATCGACGTGTTCGTGTGCGGCATCGGCTCGGGCGGCACCATCTCCGGCATCGGCCGCTACCTCAAGGAGCAGAAGCCGGATCTGATCGTGCTGGGCGTCGAGCCCCGCAACTCCGCGTATCGCAGGGTCGTCACCGACAAGCCCGCCGACGGACCGTTCGCGACCATCGTCGAAGGCGTGGGCAAGCGCCAGGCGGCGCGCAGCTTCGACCCGGGCGTCGTGGACGATGTCGTGCAGGTCGCGGACGACGATGCGCTGGACTGGTGCCGGCGCCTCGCGGCGAAAGAGGGGATCCTGGCCGGCGGATCGAGCGGCTGCGTCGCGGCCGGCATCGCGCAGCTGCTGCCGCGGCTCGCGGGCAAGCGTGTGGCCACTGTGTTTCCGGACTCCGGCGTGTACTATCTATCCAAGTACTTCTGA
- a CDS encoding amino acid permease, producing MASDQTQLHRGLKSRHIQLMALGGAIGTGLFLGVAETVRLAGPSVLLGYAIAGLVAFLIMRQLSEMMVDEPVAGSFGHFADKYCGRFAGFVSGWNYWVLYVLVSMAELSAVGIYVQYWFPNVPTWVSALGCFLLANGISLINVRAFGESEFWFSVIKVAAIVAMIVYGVFLLASGGAGPQASVANLWTHGGFFAHGIQGLVMSMAIIMFSFGGLEVIGITAAEAADPSRSIPRATNQTLWRILVFYVGSLAVLLSLYPWDKIVPGASPFVLIFKALDAGVVAHVLNLVVLTAALSVYNSCVYSNSRMLYGLAVQGHAPRALLRVNARGVPLASLAVSAVATALCVGVNYAVPGKALGLLMGLAVAGMLINWAMISWSHLRFRAAKQAGGQPTAFPSPLYPLTNWACLLYLGGIVAIMYATPELRVSVWMIPAWLVVLAVGYRLAEGRRARLARVVS from the coding sequence ATGGCCTCCGACCAGACCCAACTCCACCGCGGCCTCAAGAGCCGGCACATCCAGCTGATGGCCCTCGGCGGCGCCATCGGCACGGGCCTCTTCCTCGGCGTCGCGGAGACGGTCCGCCTGGCCGGTCCATCCGTGCTGCTCGGTTACGCGATCGCGGGCCTGGTCGCGTTCCTGATCATGCGCCAGCTGTCCGAGATGATGGTCGACGAACCTGTCGCCGGCTCGTTCGGCCATTTCGCCGACAAATATTGCGGCCGCTTCGCCGGCTTCGTCTCCGGCTGGAATTACTGGGTGCTGTACGTGCTCGTCAGCATGGCCGAGCTGTCCGCCGTCGGCATCTATGTGCAGTACTGGTTCCCGAACGTGCCGACGTGGGTGTCGGCGCTCGGCTGCTTCCTGCTCGCGAACGGCATCAGCCTCATCAACGTGCGCGCGTTCGGCGAGAGCGAGTTCTGGTTTTCCGTGATCAAGGTGGCGGCCATCGTCGCGATGATCGTCTACGGCGTGTTCCTGCTCGCGAGCGGCGGCGCGGGACCGCAGGCGTCCGTCGCCAACCTGTGGACGCACGGCGGCTTCTTCGCCCACGGCATCCAGGGCCTCGTGATGTCGATGGCCATCATCATGTTTTCGTTCGGCGGGCTGGAAGTCATCGGCATCACGGCGGCCGAGGCGGCCGATCCGTCCCGGTCGATTCCGCGCGCGACGAACCAGACGCTGTGGCGCATCCTCGTCTTCTACGTCGGCTCGCTGGCCGTGCTGCTGTCGCTGTACCCGTGGGACAAGATCGTGCCCGGCGCGAGCCCGTTCGTCCTGATCTTCAAGGCGCTGGACGCCGGCGTCGTCGCGCACGTGCTGAATCTCGTCGTGCTGACGGCCGCGCTGTCGGTCTACAACAGCTGCGTGTATTCCAACAGCCGCATGCTGTACGGCCTCGCCGTGCAGGGTCATGCGCCGCGCGCGCTGCTGCGCGTGAACGCGCGCGGGGTGCCGCTGGCGTCGCTGGCCGTGTCGGCCGTCGCCACCGCGCTGTGCGTGGGCGTCAACTATGCCGTGCCGGGCAAGGCGCTGGGCCTGTTGATGGGGCTTGCCGTGGCCGGCATGCTGATCAACTGGGCCATGATCAGCTGGTCGCACCTGCGCTTCCGCGCCGCCAAGCAGGCGGGCGGCCAGCCGACGGCCTTCCCGAGCCCGCTTTACCCGCTCACGAACTGGGCCTGCCTGCTGTATCTCGGCGGGATCGTGGCGATCATGTACGCGACGCCGGAGCTGCGCGTGTCCGTGTGGATGATCCCCGCGTGGCTGGTCGTGCTGGCCGTCGGTTACCGCCTGGCCGAGGGCCGGCGCGCGCGCCTCGCCCGCGTCGTTTCCTGA
- a CDS encoding cupin domain-containing protein, giving the protein MEQQEFLDTLRAEGYAEPVLVRREPDGRLDDHAHPFEAKALILKGEIRIHAGGEIKIYRAGDVFHLRRDEPHRESYGPDGVDYLSGRR; this is encoded by the coding sequence ATGGAACAACAAGAATTTCTCGACACCCTCAGGGCGGAAGGCTATGCGGAGCCGGTGCTGGTCCGGCGCGAACCGGACGGCCGCCTCGACGACCACGCGCATCCGTTCGAAGCGAAGGCGCTGATCCTGAAAGGCGAGATCCGCATCCACGCGGGCGGCGAAATCAAGATCTACCGCGCCGGCGACGTGTTCCACCTGCGCCGCGACGAACCGCACCGCGAGAGCTACGGGCCGGACGGCGTCGACTATCTGTCCGGCCGCCGCTAG
- a CDS encoding group III truncated hemoglobin: protein MSSPAITESSIIQLVDTFYARVRDDAVLSPVFEAKLAGRWHEHMPRMYAFWTKVLLGTGEFNGNVFGKHMALSGIETEHFIRWLTLFRLTAVDVFGVDGAGEALAVAQRIASSLQLGFFGDIRV, encoded by the coding sequence ATGTCCTCCCCCGCCATCACCGAATCGTCGATCATCCAGCTGGTCGACACGTTTTATGCGCGCGTGCGCGACGACGCCGTGCTGTCCCCCGTGTTCGAAGCGAAACTCGCGGGCCGCTGGCACGAGCACATGCCGCGCATGTACGCGTTCTGGACCAAGGTCTTGCTGGGCACGGGCGAATTCAACGGCAATGTGTTCGGCAAGCACATGGCGCTGTCGGGCATCGAGACCGAACACTTCATCCGCTGGCTCACGCTGTTCCGGTTGACGGCCGTCGACGTGTTCGGCGTGGACGGCGCGGGCGAAGCGCTGGCGGTCGCGCAGCGCATCGCCTCCAGCCTGCAACTCGGCTTCTTCGGCGATATCCGCGTCTGA
- a CDS encoding MBL fold metallo-hydrolase, with the protein MQTNPIQLFDTESSTYTYIVAGPGSDAAVIIDPVDHHCERDLAHIARLGLRLAYILETHVHADHVTSAGRLRQLTGAHTAVPRGCDVPPAEVQLQDGDVIRFGDGETIAVMHTPGHTAGHMSYVWRGNVFTGDTLLIDGCGRTDFQGGSSAALYDSITQKLFALPDATRVWPAHDYKGQAVSTIRWEKAHNARVVGRSREEFIALMDNLHLPQPKLIDIAVPANRNLGLPHGG; encoded by the coding sequence ATGCAAACCAATCCGATCCAGCTGTTCGACACGGAATCATCGACCTATACCTACATCGTCGCGGGCCCGGGCAGCGATGCCGCCGTCATCATCGACCCGGTCGACCACCATTGCGAACGCGACCTCGCCCACATCGCGCGCCTGGGACTGCGGCTCGCCTACATCCTCGAGACGCACGTGCACGCCGACCACGTGACGTCGGCCGGGCGCCTGCGCCAGCTGACCGGTGCCCACACGGCCGTGCCGCGCGGATGCGACGTGCCGCCGGCCGAAGTGCAGCTCCAAGATGGCGACGTCATCCGCTTCGGCGACGGCGAGACGATCGCCGTGATGCACACGCCGGGCCACACGGCCGGCCACATGTCCTACGTCTGGCGCGGCAACGTGTTCACGGGCGATACGCTCCTCATCGACGGCTGCGGCCGCACCGATTTCCAGGGCGGCAGTTCGGCCGCGCTGTACGACAGCATCACGCAAAAGCTGTTCGCGCTGCCCGATGCGACGCGCGTATGGCCCGCGCACGACTACAAGGGCCAGGCCGTGTCGACCATCCGCTGGGAAAAGGCGCATAACGCGCGGGTCGTCGGACGCAGCCGGGAGGAATTCATCGCATTGATGGACAACCTGCACCTGCCGCAGCCGAAGCTGATCGACATCGCCGTGCCCGCGAACCGCAATCTCGGCTTGCCGCACGGCGGCTGA